In Halobacterium noricense, the genomic stretch GCGCGCCGACCGCGGCCTGCCGGCGCGCCAGTTCCGCACGGTCCCGGAGCGGACGGGTCAGCCACGCCTGGAGGCGTCGGCCGCCCGCCGCCGACACCGTGTGGTCGAGGGTAGCGAACAGTGACCCGTCGCCGTCCCCGCCCATCGTCGCGGTGAGTTCGAGGTTGCGCTGGGTCGTCGCGTCCAGTTCCACGTGGTCGTCCGCGCGGTACGGCTGGAGGCGGGTCAGCGACGCCAGCACGCCCGCGTCCGTCGCCGCCACGTAGTCGATGGCCGCACCCGCCGCCCGCGCTGCCGGACTGTCGCTGTCGACGCCGAGGCTGTCGAGCGCGCCGTCGCCGAACTGCTCGCGCACGCTGTGGGCGGCCTTCCCGGGCGCGAACGCCGACGCCTCGTGCAGCGTCAGCGTCGCGTCCGCGCGCTCCCGGAGCGCGCCGAGGAAGTCGTCGTCGCTGCGCAACTCCGGACCGGGCAGCACCTCCTCGGGGCTGAAGCGGTGGAGTTCCGTCAGCACGTCCGTCTCCGTCTCGGCGTCCGCGACGTGGAACTGGCCCGTCGTCACGTCCACGAACGCCAGCCCCCACGCGTCGCCGCGGACGACCGCCGCGAGGTAGCGGGTGTCCGCGCCGGTCACATCCACGAACGTCCCCGGCGTGGCGATTCGGGTGATTTCGCGTTCGATGTCGTCGGCGCCATCCTCGACTTGGTCGGCGATGGCGACCCGGTAGCCGCGCTCGACGAGCGTCGCGACGTACGGCGTCAGATCGTCGACGGGCACGCCCGCCATCGGGTACGACGACCCGTGCGCGGACTTCTCGGAGACCTGCAGGTCGAGGACGTCCGCGACCGTGCGCGCGTCCGCCGCGAAGAATTCGTAAAAATCCCCGACCTGCATCGCGAGCAGGTCGGCGTCGGTCTCGTCTTTCAGGTCGAGGAACTCCTCGACTATGCCCATGGCTGGTTCCTCGCTCGCATCGTCGGAACGCTGGCCGCGCGTCGCAAAGAACCCTCCGGACGCCGCCCGACACTCGGCACCCTCACTCGCTCCGGAACCGCTCGCGTCCGGTCTCGTAGGCACCCCACAGCGGGTCGGATTCGGGTTCCGGGAGCGGAACGCCGTCTACAGTGACGCGCTCGCCGTCCGGGGTTCGCTCCCCAACTGACCCGACTTCCGCGGCCGGAATGCCCTCGCTGTCGAGCGCCGCTAGCACCGCGTCTACGTCTCCGGGAGCGACAGTCGAAACTACGGTCCCTTCGCTGGAGGTCGTCCACGGGTCGATGTCGAAGTACTCGCAGACCTCGCGCACGCCCGGGAGCACGGGGACGCGGTCGCGCTCGACTGCGAGCGAGACGCCGCTGGCAGCCGCGAGTTCGTGGAACGCGTTCGCGAGCCCGCGCTCGGTCGCGTCGTGCATCGCGGTCACGTTCCCGGCGGCCGCCGCGGTGAGCGCGTCCCGGACGGGGCTGACGTCGTCGAAGCGCTCGCGGGCCGCCTCGACCGTGGCTTCGGGGAGCGGGAGGTCGTCCCCGAACAGCACGCCGAGCACGCCCGTCGTCTCGATTGCCGGGCCTTTCGTGACGACGACGCGGTCACCCGGCCGCGCGCCCGTCGGCACCACGAGGTCGTCGGGGCCGCCAATCGAGAGCGCGGTCGCGCCGCCGACCGTCGGGAACGCACACCCCTCGTAGGTGCCCGTATGGCCGGTCGTCAGGCTCGTGCCCAGTTTCTCGGCTTCCCGGTCGAAGACGTCCCAGATTGCGTCGAACGTCTCCGTGCTCGTGCCCGGCGGGAGGTTGAAGTCCACCGCGAGATGCGCGGGCGGGAGGCCCGACAGCGCGGCGTCGCTGACGCAGATGTGGAACGCGAACCACGCCGCCCGCTCGATGCCGAGGTCACGGAGCACGAACACGGGGTCGGTCGCCATCGCCACGACGCGGTCGCCGACGTCTACGACGCCGAAGTCCGCGCCGTACGTCGGGCCCAGTCGGACGTCCTCGCGGTCCGCGCCCGTCCGCTCGGCGACGTGCTCCTCGAAGAACCGACGGCTCGCCTTCCCGGAGTCCATACTCGGTGCTCGCCGCCCCGCCACAAGTACCCCGGCGGTTTTGCCGCTGCTCGGCACCCCCTGCCGAAAGTCAAAGCCCTTTACGTGAGCGCGGCTTACATTTGGTCAACGAAGACAATGCAGGGTCAGAACCAACAGCAGGCCTACGACCGCGGTATCACGATTTTCTCGCCGGACGGCCGCCTCTATCAGGTGGAGTACGCGCGGGAAGCCGTCAAACGAGGCACCGCGAGCATCGGCGTCCGCACCGAGGACGGCGTCGTCCTCGTCGTGGACAAGCGCACCCGCTCGCCGCTCCTGGAGGGCTCCAGCGTCGAGAAGCTCCACAAGGTCGACGACCACGTCGGCGCTGCCAGCGCCGGCCACGTCGCCGACGCGCGCAAACTCGTCGACCACGCGCGCCAGCAGTCCCAGGTCGAGCGCGTGCGCTACGACGAACCCATCGGCGTCCGTACCCTGACGAAGGAAGTCACCGACCACATCCAGCAGTACACGCAGGTCGGTGGCGCACGCCCGTTCGGCGTCGCGCTCCTCGTCGCGGGCATCTCCGACGGCGAACCCCGTCTCTTCGAGACGGACCCATCCGGGACCTCCAACGAGTGGAAGGCCGTCGCCATCGGCTCGGACCGCTCGGTCATCCAGGAGTACCTCGAAGACGAGTACGAGACCGACCTCTCCCTCGACGAGGGCGTCGACCTCGCGCTCCGCGCGCTCAACGAGGGCCGCGACGACGAACTCTCCGCGGAGGGCGTCGGCGTCGCCACCGTGGACGCCGACTCCGAGCTGTTCCGCGAACTCCAGACCGAGGAGACTGCGGAGTACCTCGAAGACCTCGAATAAGCTGTTCCGTGGGCGGCGGCAGCACGCGCCCCCGCAGCAGTCCTTTTCCGCGCTCGCACCCTACATTTCTACATGAGCACGGAGTCACAACAGAACGCACAGAAACCGATTCGCGTCGCGGACGGCGACGAACTCCGCGACGTCCTCGCCAGCCACGACCGCGTACTCGTGGACTTCTACACGAAGGGCTGCTCGCTCTGTCAGGCAATCGAGCCCGTACTCGGAAATGTAGCCAAAGCCACGGGTATCACGGTCGCGATGGTCAACCCCGGCGACGACATCTCGCTGGTCGACGAGTGGGACGTGCGGAGCGCGCCGACGCTGGTGCTCGTCGAAGACAGAGAGGCGTCGAAGACGCCTCAGGCAGACGGCGAAGCCGTCGACTACGAAGAAGTCGCGCGGCTCGCCGAGGGATTCCAGGGCGGCGACGACATCGAGGCGTTCCTCGACGAACACCTCGACTGAGCTAGTCGTCGCTGGGCACTTCGTCGGGGACGTCGCGTTCGGTGACGTCGGGGAGGTGGGGGTCGCGGTTCGGGTTCCGGCCGAACGCCGGCAGCCCGTCGGGTAACTGTGCTTTGAGCACGCGACGCAGCCGGTTCAGGCTCGTCTTGTCGAGGCCGTAGCGTTCGGCGAGCTCCGCGAACGCGGGCTCGTCGGTGATGTCGTGGCTGCGGTAGCGCTCGTAGAGGTCGTTCATGCGCTCCTGCGAGAGGTCGTCCGCGTCGAGGTCGTCGAGCCCGAAGTACTGGCGGCGGTCGACGTCGACGACGTGGCGGACGACCACGAGCGCGACCTTCTCGATGGCGCGCTGGCTGCCGAACTCCGTGAGGTCGATGTCGCTCATCACGCCGAGCGCGACGTCGCGCTGCCACGGCGTCACGTCGATGGCGTTGCAGAGCGCTTGCGTCGTCCGCAGGCGGTCGAGATGGTGGGTGCGGCGGCTGTGTCCCTCGGTCGCGGTGTGGCGCTCCTCGTGGAGCCGCCGGATGCTCTCCGAGAGGTCCGCTTCGGGGGACTCGGCGCGCCCGATGACGGTCGCGCTCGGGGAGACGACGCCCCACTTGCGGACCGTGGTGTCGCGCTGGGCTTCCGCCCGCGAGAGCGCGCCCGAGCCCGGCCGGTGTTCGACGCGGCGCTCGTCGCGCGTCTCCCAGCGAATCCGGTCGCCGCCGTCAGCACTCATTACCGGTACCTGTGGCCTCGCACGGTTTAAACTCTCGGCTGGCGGCGCTGTCGCTGTGGAACGGAACTCCCCGAGAAGTCCTTCGTATCTATCCCTTGTCGCCAGAGATACTTAAACCGGAACCGCACTTCGAACGACGCTCGGCGGTTGCTCGCTATCGACAGCGCCGCGGCTACGAGGCGTAGCACGCTGAGAAGCTCTTCGTATCTATCCCTTGTCGCCAGAAGCACTTAAAGAAAAATCGCGTGTCGGCCGACCGTGGACCGCCGGCCCGTGCTTACGTCCCTTCGACGAGGCGGCGGAGCTGAGACGGCGGGACGGCACCGCGCGCGCCGTAGCCATCGTACGCGAACGTCGGGACGCCGGTGACGCCGTGCTCTTGGGCCTCGCGGAACTTCGCGCGGAGTTCGTCGTGGTACTGTTCGCTCTCGACGACTTCCCGAATCTCCTCGGGGTCGAGGCCGACGTCTTCGGCGATGTCCGCGAGCACGTCGAGGTCGCCGATGTCGCGGCCCTCCTCCCAGAGCGCCTCGAAGATGGCGACGTCGAAGTCCAGCCACTGCTCGGGGTGCTCCTCGCTGACGTACAGCGACGCGGCTTGGGCGTCCAGCGAGTCCACCTCGCGGGAGAAGTCCATCTCCATCTCGTCGGCACCGTACTCCTCTTTGAGGCGCTGGACGTTCTCGCGGGCCTTCTCGAAGTACTCGTCGTCCTTGCCGTCGTCGACGTCGTGGTCTATTTCGCCGTCCGGCCCGCGCTTCTGCGCGCGCAGGTCGAAGGGCTGCCAGTCGATGTCGAGGGGGTCCTCGCGCTCTGCCTGGTACTCCGACAGCGACTGCCGCCCGAGGTAACAGAACGGGCAGACGTAGTCCGAGTACACCGTGATTTCGTCGGCGTCGCTCATCGCTACTCGGTACGACGCGCACGCCGAAAAGGTCCCTGCTGGCGGGGGTTCCCGCTGGAGCCGCGACGACCGACGAGCCACCGGCTTCGCACTCGATATCTCTGAGAAGCCCTTCGTATCTATCCCTTGTCGCCAGAGATACTTAAAGCGAGAGCGGCTGTCGGCACGCACCCCTACGGAGAAGATGTTCGGCGCAACGCCTTCTCCCGTCCGCCAGCACCGTCCACGTGCGAGGCTGGTGTCCCCTCGTGGCGGGTCCGCCGCGACGACCAGCCCGCAGTGGTCTGACGTAACCGATGGCGAGTGCTCCACGCTCTCGCTGCTGGCCGGGGCCGCCGGCCAGCGTGGTTTTTCGACGCGTCCAGCCCAAGCATCCAAGTCGCCGCCGTCGGTAGCGCTGCTCGTGCCCGAGCGCGCAGCGTTTCCCGGCCGCTTCCAGCCGTTCCACGTCGGCCACTACCGGACGGTCCGCCGGTACCGCCGCGAGTACGACCTCGTCCTCGCCATCGGCAGCCCGCAGAAAGCCCGGACGCCGCGCAACCCGCTCACCGCTGCCGAACGCGAACACGTAATTCGCGAGTGCTTCCCGGACCTCGACCTCGTGCGCGTCCGCGACGAGGACCGCGGGGAAGCCGGCTACCCAGACTGGGGCCAGCGCCTCGTCGCGCGCACGGACGCGGACGTCGTCGTCACGGGCAACGAGACGGTCGCCGACATCGTCCGCGAGTACACCGACGCGCGCGTCGAAGCCCAGCGCATGCACGAGCCCGGCCGCTACTCCGGCACCGAAATCCGCCGTCGCATCCGCGAGGGCGAGCCGTGGCGCGACCTCGTACCGGACTGCTGCGAGGACCGCGTCGCGACGTACGCGCCCGTTATCGCCGAGGCGGGCGAGAACGCCGAGTAGCCACGTGCTTTTTGCCGGTGGCGGCCGCGCGTTCGTCCGTGACCGACTTCGACCTCGACCTCGCGGACGCCGCCGACGAGATTCGGTCGTTCCTCGCGAACTACCTCGACGCCGCGCCCGCGGACGGCTACGTCGTCGGCGTCAGCGGCGGCCTCGACTCCGTGCTCGCCACGCACCTCCTCACGGACGCCGTCGGCCCCGAGCGCGTCACCGGCCTCCTGCTGCCCGCCGACCCCAGCGACCCCGAGAACGTCGAGGACGCGCGCGACGTCTGCGAACGCCTCGGCGTCGACCACCGCGAGACCGACATCCAGCCCATCGTCGACGACGTCACCGCCGCCCGCGAGGACCTCTCGAAGACTACTGTGGGTAACGTCCAGGCGCGCGTCCGGATGGTCCTGCTCTACCAAGCCGCCAACGACGAGGGCACGCTCGTCGTCGGCCCGAACAACCGCTCGGAACTCCTCCTGGGCTACTTCACGAAGTACGGCGACGGCGCTGCCGACGTCGCGCCCCTCGCGGACGTCTACAAGACCGAGGCATACGACCTCGCCCGGGAGGTCGGCGTCAGCGAAGACATCGTCGCGAAGACGCCGACTGCCGAACTCTGGGAGGGCCAGACCGACCCCGGCGAGCTCGGCGAACCCTACGAGGTCATCGACCCGATTCTGCACGCGTACGTCGACGAGGATCGCAACGTCGAGGAGACCGTCGAGGCCACCGGCGAGGACCGCGAGACGGTCGCGGAGTTCGTCGAACGGTACGAGTCCTCGACGCACAAGCGCGAGCGCCCGCCCTCTCCGGGCATCCGGTAGCCCGCCGGCTGCCCCATCCGCGCGCTTTTTCCCGTCGACCGCGTACCTGTCGCCGTGACCCGCGCGCTCTCGACCCCCGACGCCGACCGCGCCGCCGCCTTCGCCGCGGACGCTCGTAGCGACGGCCTCGCGGTGTCGCTCGTCGGCGAGTGCGCGACGGAATTCGAGGGACGCGCCGAGCGCAGCCTCCCCGCAGGCGTCCGGAGCGTCCTCTGGAAGCCCGACGACACCGTGCTCGTCCACGGCGCGACCGGCCGCGACCCCGACGCGTGGGCAACCGGCGGCAGCGTTGCCGTCGAAGCAAATCAGGGAACGCTCGAACTTCGCTGTGGGGACGGCGACGCCGCGGACGCGCTCACCGTCCGGTTCGAGTCGGTCCACCACGCTGCCGCGTTCGACCCCGCGGACGCCGACGCCGACGCCGAGGTCTCCGGCACCGAGTCCGACCTCAAGGAGCGCGTGCTCGCCAACCCCGACCTCGTCGAACCCGGGTTTCAGCCGCGCAGCACGGAACGCGAGACGCCCGCCGGCCCCGTGGACGTCTACGGTCGCGGCCGCGACGGAGCCGTGGTCGTCGTCGAACTCAAAGCCCGCCGCGTCGGGCCGTCGGCCGCGTCGCAACTGGAACGCTACGTGAACGCGCTCCGCCGCGACCTCCACGCCGACGCCGACGTCCGCGGTGTGCTCGTCGCCCCAGAAATCACCGAGAAGACTCGCTACCTGCTCGCGGAGAACGGGCTCTCGTTCTCGCCCGTCGAGTAGTCAGTCGAGGTCTCGTTTGAGGTCGTTCAGCACGTTCAACGCCTCC encodes the following:
- a CDS encoding adenylyltransferase/cytidyltransferase family protein, with translation MSPRGGSAATTSPQWSDVTDGECSTLSLLAGAAGQRGFSTRPAQASKSPPSVALLVPERAAFPGRFQPFHVGHYRTVRRYRREYDLVLAIGSPQKARTPRNPLTAAEREHVIRECFPDLDLVRVRDEDRGEAGYPDWGQRLVARTDADVVVTGNETVADIVREYTDARVEAQRMHEPGRYSGTEIRRRIREGEPWRDLVPDCCEDRVATYAPVIAEAGENAE
- the nucS gene encoding endonuclease NucS — encoded protein: MTRALSTPDADRAAAFAADARSDGLAVSLVGECATEFEGRAERSLPAGVRSVLWKPDDTVLVHGATGRDPDAWATGGSVAVEANQGTLELRCGDGDAADALTVRFESVHHAAAFDPADADADAEVSGTESDLKERVLANPDLVEPGFQPRSTERETPAGPVDVYGRGRDGAVVVVELKARRVGPSAASQLERYVNALRRDLHADADVRGVLVAPEITEKTRYLLAENGLSFSPVE
- a CDS encoding NAD+ synthase, which produces MTDFDLDLADAADEIRSFLANYLDAAPADGYVVGVSGGLDSVLATHLLTDAVGPERVTGLLLPADPSDPENVEDARDVCERLGVDHRETDIQPIVDDVTAAREDLSKTTVGNVQARVRMVLLYQAANDEGTLVVGPNNRSELLLGYFTKYGDGAADVAPLADVYKTEAYDLAREVGVSEDIVAKTPTAELWEGQTDPGELGEPYEVIDPILHAYVDEDRNVEETVEATGEDRETVAEFVERYESSTHKRERPPSPGIR
- a CDS encoding DsbA family oxidoreductase; protein product: MSDADEITVYSDYVCPFCYLGRQSLSEYQAEREDPLDIDWQPFDLRAQKRGPDGEIDHDVDDGKDDEYFEKARENVQRLKEEYGADEMEMDFSREVDSLDAQAASLYVSEEHPEQWLDFDVAIFEALWEEGRDIGDLDVLADIAEDVGLDPEEIREVVESEQYHDELRAKFREAQEHGVTGVPTFAYDGYGARGAVPPSQLRRLVEGT
- a CDS encoding DNA-directed RNA polymerase subunit epsilon, whose product is MSADGGDRIRWETRDERRVEHRPGSGALSRAEAQRDTTVRKWGVVSPSATVIGRAESPEADLSESIRRLHEERHTATEGHSRRTHHLDRLRTTQALCNAIDVTPWQRDVALGVMSDIDLTEFGSQRAIEKVALVVVRHVVDVDRRQYFGLDDLDADDLSQERMNDLYERYRSHDITDEPAFAELAERYGLDKTSLNRLRRVLKAQLPDGLPAFGRNPNRDPHLPDVTERDVPDEVPSDD
- a CDS encoding AIR synthase family protein, with product MDSGKASRRFFEEHVAERTGADREDVRLGPTYGADFGVVDVGDRVVAMATDPVFVLRDLGIERAAWFAFHICVSDAALSGLPPAHLAVDFNLPPGTSTETFDAIWDVFDREAEKLGTSLTTGHTGTYEGCAFPTVGGATALSIGGPDDLVVPTGARPGDRVVVTKGPAIETTGVLGVLFGDDLPLPEATVEAARERFDDVSPVRDALTAAAAGNVTAMHDATERGLANAFHELAAASGVSLAVERDRVPVLPGVREVCEYFDIDPWTTSSEGTVVSTVAPGDVDAVLAALDSEGIPAAEVGSVGERTPDGERVTVDGVPLPEPESDPLWGAYETGRERFRSE
- a CDS encoding thioredoxin family protein, yielding MSTESQQNAQKPIRVADGDELRDVLASHDRVLVDFYTKGCSLCQAIEPVLGNVAKATGITVAMVNPGDDISLVDEWDVRSAPTLVLVEDREASKTPQADGEAVDYEEVARLAEGFQGGDDIEAFLDEHLD
- the psmA gene encoding archaeal proteasome endopeptidase complex subunit alpha, which produces MQGQNQQQAYDRGITIFSPDGRLYQVEYAREAVKRGTASIGVRTEDGVVLVVDKRTRSPLLEGSSVEKLHKVDDHVGAASAGHVADARKLVDHARQQSQVERVRYDEPIGVRTLTKEVTDHIQQYTQVGGARPFGVALLVAGISDGEPRLFETDPSGTSNEWKAVAIGSDRSVIQEYLEDEYETDLSLDEGVDLALRALNEGRDDELSAEGVGVATVDADSELFRELQTEETAEYLEDLE